A part of Rattus norvegicus strain BN/NHsdMcwi chromosome 4, GRCr8, whole genome shotgun sequence genomic DNA contains:
- the Trh gene encoding thyrotropin releasing hormone preproprotein — translation MPGPWLLLALALIFTLTGIPESCALPEAAQEEGAVTPDLPGLENVQVRPERRFLWKDLQRVRGDLGAALDSWITKRQHPGKREEEEKDIEAEERGDLGEGGAWRLHKRQHPGRRANQDKYSWADEEDSDWMPRSWLPDFFLDSWFSDVPQVKRQHPGRRSFPWMESDVTKRQHPGRRFIDPELQRSWEEKEGEGVLMPEKRQHPGKRALGHPCGPQGTCGQTGLLQLLGDLSRGQETLVKQSPQVEPWDKEPLEE, via the exons ATGCCGGGACCTTGGTTGCTGCTGGCTCTGGCTTTGATCTTCACCCTAACTGGTATCCCTGAATCCTGCGCCTTGCCGGAGGCAGCCCAGGAGGAAGGTGCAGTGACTCCTGACCTTCCTGGCCTGGAGAATGTTCAGGTCCGGCCAGAACGTCGATTCTTGTGGAAAGACCTCCAGCGGGTGAGAGGGGACCTCGGTGCTGCCTTAG ACTCCTGGATCACAAAACGCCAGCATCCAggcaaaagggaggaggaggaaaaagacatTGAAGCTGAAGAGAGGGGAGACTTGGGAGAAGGGGGAGCCTGGAGACTCCACAAACGACAGCACCCCGGCCGACGTGCCAACCAGGACAAGTATTCATGGGCAGATGAGGAGGACAGTGACTGGATGCCACGGTCCTGGTTACCAGATTTCTTTCTGGATTCCTGGTTCTCAGATGTCCCCCAAGTCAAGCGGCAGCACCCTGGCAGGCGATCCTTCCCCTGGATGGAGTCTGATGTCACCAAGAGGCAACATCCAGGCCGGAGGTTCATAGATCCCGAGCTCCAAAGAAGctgggaagaaaaagagggagagggtgTCTTAATGCCTGAGAAACGCCAGCATCCTGGCAAAAGGGCATTGGGTCATCCCTGTGGGCCCCAGGGGACTTGTGGTCAAACAGGCCTGCTCCAGCTTCTAGGTGACCTGAGCAGGGGTCAGGAGACCCTGGTGAAGCAAAGCCCACAAGTGGAACCCTGGGACAAGGAACCTCTGGAGGAGTAA